A stretch of Ipomoea triloba cultivar NCNSP0323 chromosome 13, ASM357664v1 DNA encodes these proteins:
- the LOC116001778 gene encoding uncharacterized protein LOC116001778, with translation MNESSCYLHPKEVVVGVCALCLNERLTVLASKQEKAAPGPAKFYHTITNNSKNPRRKTSSSATYYSFSSTTKPHQPSRIHLPKIFTLSSLLRRRSDPDSHHDGGASTSSREDSFISIKFENNGAASWEKGGTVPMVSLDHCDMPWRRSSSNTNNNTAALVEHAKQPRGSLRWRKRIGHIFQVIKLRRSSTKSNACHVAAKLEGGVKVVRRGQGWMRTLTKRKTNKE, from the exons ATGAATGAGTCAAGCTGTTATTTGCATCCCAAAGAGGTTGTGGTTGGGGTTTGTGCTTTGTGCTTGAATGAGAGGCTTACAGTCTTAGcttcaaagcaagaaaaggcGGCGCCGGGGCCGGCTAAGTTCTACCACACAATCACAAACAATAGTAAGAATCCCCGCCGGAAAACATCATCGTCGGCAACATATTACAGTTTCTCGTCGACCACAAAACCTCATCAGCCTTCCAGAATTCATCTCCCAAAGATATTTACTCTCAGCTCTTTGCTCCGCCGGAGATCAGACCCTGATTCCCATCACGATGGCGGCGCTTCCACCAGCAGCCGTGAAG ACTCCTTTATATCAATCAAGTTTGAGAATAATGGTGCTGCCTCGTGGGAGAAGGGGGGCACAGTCCCCATGGTGTCCTTAGATCATTGCGACATGCCTTGGAGGAGAAGCAGCTCTAACACCAATAATAACACAGCTGCACTGGTTGAACATGCAAAGCAGCCACGTGGCTCTCTTAGGTGGCGCAAGCGCATTGGCCACATCTTCCAGGTCATCAAGCTCAGGAGGAGCTCCACCAAGAGCAATGCCTGCCACGTGGCCGCCAAGCTGGAAGGGGGAGTCAAGGTGGTGAGACGTGGACAGGGTTGGATGAGGACTCTGACAAAGAGGAAGACCAATAAAGAgtga